The proteins below are encoded in one region of uncultured Eubacteriales bacterium:
- a CDS encoding conserved membrane hypothetical protein (Evidence 4 : Homologs of previously reported genes of unknown function), with translation MTEHDSSPHSARSPAARFFRRFFMGLVIGIACITPGLSGGMIAASAGLYEPGLHALTHLHKDFRRGFHFLFPLGLGGLTGIILFSNLMKILMVRAPTTVLYVFLGLVAGSIPSFLQEANAKGFRKRWLGVSLATFALAFSVELLVGRVLPPAGLPLNSMTALLGGAVIAVGTVIPGISSSFLLIQLGIYEPFLEALTTFDIPILFFVAVGCGSVALVLVFAADWVFKRFHGVAYYAVLGFLAGSVVAVFPGFAKGIWAVVDLLLFALSAFGCWQLMRRTPPDHGETVSVQDSH, from the coding sequence ATGACGGAACATGATTCTTCTCCCCACAGCGCCCGCAGCCCTGCGGCCAGGTTCTTCCGCCGCTTTTTTATGGGATTGGTCATCGGCATTGCCTGTATTACGCCGGGCCTGTCCGGAGGCATGATCGCCGCCTCCGCCGGCCTGTACGAGCCGGGGCTTCACGCCCTCACTCACCTGCATAAGGACTTCCGCCGGGGTTTCCATTTCCTCTTCCCCTTGGGCCTGGGCGGGCTGACGGGCATCATTCTCTTCAGCAACCTGATGAAAATTCTGATGGTCCGGGCACCAACCACGGTTTTATACGTCTTCCTCGGCCTCGTGGCGGGCAGCATCCCCTCCTTCCTCCAGGAGGCAAACGCCAAGGGCTTTCGCAAGCGCTGGCTGGGGGTGAGCCTTGCCACCTTTGCTCTCGCCTTCTCTGTGGAGCTTTTGGTAGGCCGGGTCCTGCCCCCCGCGGGCTTGCCGCTAAACTCGATGACCGCCCTCCTGGGCGGCGCGGTTATCGCAGTGGGTACGGTGATCCCTGGCATCAGCTCTTCCTTTCTCCTCATACAGCTTGGCATCTACGAGCCGTTTTTGGAGGCCCTCACCACCTTCGACATCCCCATCCTCTTCTTCGTAGCGGTGGGGTGCGGCAGCGTGGCCTTGGTACTGGTCTTCGCGGCGGACTGGGTTTTCAAGCGGTTCCACGGCGTGGCGTACTACGCGGTGCTGGGCTTTCTGGCCGGGTCGGTGGTGGCAGTCTTTCCCGGCTTTGCCAAGGGGATCTGGGCCGTAGTGGATCTGCTGCTCTTCGCGCTCAGCGCTTTCGGGTGCTGGCAGCTGATGAGACGGACCCCGCCGGACCATGGAGAAACAGTTTCTGTGCAAGATAGTCATTGA
- a CDS encoding conserved membrane hypothetical protein (Evidence 4 : Homologs of previously reported genes of unknown function) produces the protein MIDFASFLSQLVQNPMLLVTVILTLAVILVNGWTDAPNAIATAISTRAIAPRPAIIMAAVFNFLGILVMTTINKTVAETIYNMVDFGNNSHEALVALCAAMVAIVLWAVAAWVFGIPTSESHALIAGLTGAAIAMHGGLSGVNGSEWVKVIYGLVLSTLLGFALGFVVVKLIELLFRRANRKKTNGFFQKAQVGGAAAMAFMHGAQDGQKFIGVFLLGMALANGQADAATFTIPIWLILLCSIVMGLGTSIGGYRIIKAVGMDMVKLETYQGFAADIAGAGCLLISSLTGIPVSTTHTKTTAIMGVGAAKRIRSVDWSVVREMVLTWVLTFPGCGLIGFIIAKIFVALL, from the coding sequence ATGATCGACTTTGCCAGTTTCCTCTCCCAGCTTGTACAAAACCCGATGCTGCTGGTCACGGTGATTCTTACTCTGGCCGTCATTCTCGTAAACGGCTGGACTGACGCGCCAAACGCCATCGCCACCGCCATTTCCACCCGGGCTATCGCCCCCCGGCCTGCCATCATCATGGCCGCGGTCTTTAACTTCCTGGGTATTTTGGTTATGACCACCATCAACAAGACGGTGGCGGAGACCATTTATAACATGGTGGACTTCGGCAACAACTCTCACGAGGCCCTGGTGGCCCTGTGCGCCGCTATGGTGGCCATCGTACTCTGGGCGGTGGCGGCCTGGGTATTCGGCATCCCTACCAGCGAGAGCCACGCCCTCATCGCCGGACTCACCGGCGCGGCCATCGCCATGCATGGCGGCCTCTCAGGCGTCAACGGCAGCGAGTGGGTCAAGGTGATTTATGGCCTTGTGCTCTCCACCCTTTTAGGCTTTGCCTTGGGTTTTGTGGTGGTCAAGCTGATTGAGCTGCTTTTCCGTCGGGCGAACCGGAAGAAGACCAACGGTTTCTTTCAGAAAGCTCAGGTGGGCGGCGCGGCGGCCATGGCCTTTATGCATGGCGCGCAGGACGGGCAGAAATTCATCGGCGTGTTCCTGCTGGGCATGGCCCTCGCCAACGGTCAGGCCGACGCGGCCACCTTCACCATTCCCATTTGGCTCATCCTGCTATGCTCCATCGTTATGGGCCTGGGCACCTCCATCGGCGGTTACCGCATCATCAAGGCAGTGGGTATGGACATGGTAAAGCTGGAGACTTACCAGGGCTTTGCCGCTGATATTGCCGGCGCGGGCTGTCTGCTCATCTCCTCGCTCACCGGTATCCCGGTCTCTACCACCCACACCAAGACCACCGCCATCATGGGTGTGGGCGCGGCCAAGCGCATACGCAGCGTGGACTGGAGCGTGGTTCGGGAGATGGTTCTCACCTGGGTGCTCACCTTCCCCGGCTGCGGCCTCATCGGTTTCATCATCGCCAAGATCTTCGTTGCGCTCCTCTAA
- a CDS encoding Phosphate transport regulator related to PhoU, translating to MSKKNSPYFDDFIAMAEFSCQAAEYLHKVMTDYRPDTLDQRREEMHQIEHTADAAKHSMMARLNKEFVTPIDREDIIQLANELDNVTDKIDDILIRMYMYNIKAVRPAAIAFTDVIVRCCRALQLAITEFPNFQRSNTLIPAIINVNTAEEEGDSLYMDAVRDLYQSVSNPIEVTAWSELFDRLEDCCDACEHVADSMEIIVLKNS from the coding sequence ATGTCAAAGAAAAACAGCCCTTATTTTGATGATTTTATCGCTATGGCGGAGTTCTCCTGCCAGGCGGCGGAGTATCTGCACAAAGTGATGACGGACTACCGGCCCGACACCCTGGACCAGCGCCGGGAGGAGATGCACCAGATCGAGCACACCGCCGACGCGGCCAAGCACAGCATGATGGCCCGTCTGAACAAGGAGTTTGTCACCCCCATCGACCGGGAAGACATCATTCAGCTTGCCAACGAGCTGGACAACGTGACCGACAAAATCGACGATATCCTGATCCGTATGTATATGTACAACATCAAGGCGGTCCGCCCGGCGGCCATTGCCTTTACCGATGTGATCGTCCGCTGCTGCAGAGCCCTGCAGCTGGCAATTACGGAATTCCCCAACTTTCAGCGATCCAACACCCTCATTCCCGCCATCATCAACGTGAACACCGCCGAGGAAGAAGGGGATAGCCTCTATATGGACGCTGTGCGCGACCTCTATCAGAGCGTTTCCAACCCCATCGAGGTCACCGCCTGGAGCGAGCTCTTCGACCGGCTGGAGGACTGCTGTGATGCCTGCGAGCACGTGGCAGACAGCATGGAGATCATCGTACTGAAAAACTCCTAA
- a CDS encoding Short-chain dehydrogenase/reductase SDR yields MSNLFDFTGRVAVITGASSGLGADAARAYAAHGAAVALLARRKEKLDAVVAEIEAAGGQAFAVACDVSDEESVKTAVDAVLAHYGKVDILFNNAGVAQGGSVEELTTKQWDASMDINVKGIFLMSKYVVPHMKEKGYGRIVNTASVNAVVADKESALVRHVYNTSKAAVLGLTTGMAASYAFYGITVNAVGPGLFESEMTADTLFKHEGFMQMYNALTPASRPGARGELNGPVLFLSSEGCSYVTGQFIVVDGGFTLV; encoded by the coding sequence ATGAGTAACCTTTTTGATTTTACCGGCCGTGTGGCCGTCATTACCGGCGCCTCCAGCGGACTGGGGGCCGACGCCGCCAGGGCCTATGCAGCGCACGGGGCCGCCGTGGCCCTCCTCGCCCGGAGGAAGGAAAAGCTGGATGCCGTGGTGGCCGAGATCGAGGCCGCTGGGGGACAGGCCTTCGCCGTCGCCTGCGACGTGTCCGACGAGGAGAGCGTGAAGACCGCGGTGGATGCCGTCCTCGCCCACTACGGGAAGGTCGACATTCTCTTTAACAACGCCGGGGTTGCCCAGGGTGGCTCGGTAGAGGAACTGACGACAAAGCAGTGGGACGCATCCATGGACATCAACGTGAAGGGCATCTTTCTTATGAGCAAGTACGTGGTACCCCACATGAAGGAAAAGGGCTACGGCAGGATTGTGAACACCGCGTCGGTCAACGCCGTGGTGGCCGACAAGGAGTCAGCCCTGGTCCGCCACGTCTATAATACCTCTAAGGCGGCGGTACTGGGCCTGACCACGGGCATGGCGGCCTCCTACGCGTTCTACGGCATCACGGTCAACGCTGTGGGGCCCGGCCTTTTCGAGTCTGAGATGACGGCGGATACCCTCTTTAAGCATGAGGGGTTCATGCAGATGTACAACGCTCTCACCCCTGCCTCCCGCCCCGGAGCCCGGGGCGAGCTGAACGGCCCGGTGCTCTTCCTCTCCAGCGAGGGCTGCTCCTATGTCACCGGCCAATTCATTGTGGTGGACGGCGGCTTTACCCTGGTGTAA
- the greA gene encoding Transcription elongation factor GreA, translating to MHNELTQKDLKIMREELDRRRIELRPKLLEAVKEARGFGDLSENFEYKAAKQEKNRNEGRIRYLENMIRTAHVISDRSDADAVGLYDAVTVYLEDEGDTETYRVVTTMRQDALHGLISKESPMGKALLGRKVGERFQVLVSEKFSYWGQIKAIDKSADDGSIPINSF from the coding sequence ATGCATAATGAGCTGACCCAGAAGGACCTTAAGATCATGCGCGAGGAACTGGACCGCCGCCGGATCGAGCTGCGGCCCAAGCTGCTGGAGGCGGTGAAGGAAGCCCGGGGGTTCGGGGACCTGAGCGAGAATTTTGAGTACAAGGCCGCCAAGCAGGAGAAGAACCGCAACGAAGGCCGCATCCGCTATCTGGAGAACATGATCCGCACCGCCCATGTCATCTCGGACCGGTCGGACGCCGACGCGGTGGGCCTGTACGACGCGGTGACGGTCTATCTGGAGGACGAGGGGGACACCGAGACCTACCGAGTGGTCACCACCATGCGGCAGGACGCCCTTCACGGCCTCATCAGCAAGGAGTCCCCCATGGGGAAGGCATTGCTGGGGCGCAAGGTGGGAGAGCGGTTCCAGGTGTTGGTCAGCGAGAAATTCAGCTATTGGGGTCAGATCAAGGCCATCGATAAGTCGGCGGACGATGGGAGTATCCCTATTAACAGCTTTTGA
- a CDS encoding YCII-related, giving the protein MQFIVTGYDGKDAGAYERRIAAREAHLKSAREMYLDKKALHVAALVDEAGKMIGSVMIVEFDSEEALREEWLSKEPYVVGNVWAEVRIDPCKVPPFCR; this is encoded by the coding sequence ATGCAATTTATAGTCACCGGATACGACGGGAAGGATGCGGGCGCTTACGAGCGGAGAATAGCGGCCCGGGAGGCACACTTGAAGAGCGCGCGGGAGATGTACCTCGACAAAAAGGCCCTCCATGTGGCCGCTCTGGTGGACGAGGCCGGGAAGATGATCGGCTCGGTTATGATCGTGGAGTTTGACTCTGAAGAGGCCCTGCGGGAGGAGTGGCTCTCCAAGGAGCCCTATGTGGTGGGGAACGTGTGGGCCGAGGTGAGGATTGATCCCTGCAAGGTACCCCCTTTCTGCCGCTAA
- a CDS encoding conserved hypothetical protein (Evidence 4 : Homologs of previously reported genes of unknown function) produces MVKGVARRVIVVKSPDRRLFEQAIFIIKEDAFLTEGVTAEQVVAEAQRVADGYVRRNTGPGRWLRKIPAPAYAVAGAIAATLVWCLAIFL; encoded by the coding sequence ATGGTAAAGGGTGTGGCCCGCCGGGTCATCGTGGTCAAGTCGCCGGACCGTCGCCTTTTCGAGCAGGCAATTTTTATCATCAAGGAGGACGCCTTTCTCACCGAGGGGGTTACCGCCGAGCAGGTGGTGGCGGAGGCCCAGCGCGTGGCGGACGGCTATGTCCGCCGCAACACCGGACCGGGCCGCTGGCTGCGGAAGATCCCCGCCCCCGCCTATGCCGTGGCAGGCGCGATCGCCGCTACCCTTGTCTGGTGCCTGGCAATCTTTCTATAA
- the sleB gene encoding Spore cortex-lytic enzyme gives MQESRKKLVFSLAVLFAVNIAVIALAQTAQAAVYRQGSSGDAVRTIQQKLVNWGYMSGGVDGIYGPKTVTAVKSFQSKNGLTADGVAGPATLKALGMSTTGSDKPGSSQQNSLDLLARVISAEARGEPYSGQVAVGAVILNRVEHPSFPNSISGVVYQPGAFTCMSDGQFNQPVSDSAYRAAQEALNGSDPSGGAIYYFNPSTATSAWIWSRPLLTIIGKHRFCS, from the coding sequence ATGCAGGAAAGTCGCAAGAAACTGGTGTTCTCACTGGCAGTGCTCTTTGCCGTCAACATTGCGGTTATCGCTTTGGCGCAGACCGCTCAGGCGGCGGTCTACAGGCAGGGCTCCAGCGGGGACGCGGTGCGCACCATCCAGCAGAAACTGGTAAACTGGGGCTATATGAGCGGCGGGGTGGACGGCATTTACGGGCCCAAGACGGTGACCGCCGTCAAGTCCTTTCAGAGTAAGAACGGCCTCACCGCCGACGGCGTCGCCGGCCCCGCCACACTGAAAGCTCTGGGCATGTCCACCACAGGGAGCGATAAACCCGGCTCCTCCCAACAGAATAGCCTTGATTTGCTGGCCCGTGTCATTTCGGCAGAGGCCAGAGGCGAGCCCTACTCGGGACAGGTTGCGGTGGGGGCGGTCATTTTGAACCGGGTAGAGCACCCCTCATTTCCCAACAGCATCTCGGGGGTGGTGTACCAGCCCGGCGCGTTTACCTGTATGAGCGACGGGCAGTTTAACCAGCCGGTGTCCGACTCCGCCTACCGGGCCGCTCAGGAGGCGCTGAACGGTTCCGACCCCAGCGGCGGGGCCATCTACTACTTTAACCCCTCCACCGCAACCAGCGCGTGGATCTGGTCCAGGCCCCTGCTCACGATCATCGGGAAACATCGGTTTTGCTCGTGA
- a CDS encoding ATPase/histidine kinase/DNA gyrase B/HSP90 domain protein: protein MTQSGTNTPERGKPSIVARLNARLFFRLLGIYVGMDLLLALLFCGGLFMWGERQTAEISALVQERGVPTAEATQWMEAGDYIVSAGDATPPGYKLPSWLPRPAETQEGDRYANPGGVSFFGLIHFSAPGPASYSLLVSNDGAPYSITLDLSMPVKLLLFISRVLLVCQLFSLVSNLFKNAGTIKKTLRPIQDLASAAAKLGTVSSMSKEELQLLAGKLEEINATHLDTRISVPGTQRELKTLAEAINSMLDRINEAYSSQLRFVSDASHELRTPIAVIQGYANMLNRWGKDDPATRQEAIDAITAEAAAMKELIEQLLFLARGDNESMHVELENFDLTAVAVEVLRETEMIDHTHLFTAQWDGSVPIHADIGLIKQAMRILVDNSIKYTPAGGQIRLAATTEGGEARLSVQDEGQGIDAESLPHIFERFYRTDQSRARQTGGTGLGLAIAKWIVDRHGGHFEVISREGIGTRMTVVLPLAKAEEKPNAESDKKLA from the coding sequence ATGACACAAAGCGGCACCAATACGCCCGAGCGGGGAAAGCCGTCCATCGTTGCACGGCTGAACGCCCGGCTCTTCTTCCGCCTGCTGGGCATCTACGTGGGGATGGACCTTCTGTTGGCCCTCCTCTTCTGCGGCGGCCTCTTTATGTGGGGAGAGCGGCAGACGGCCGAGATCAGCGCTCTGGTGCAGGAGCGGGGTGTTCCCACCGCCGAGGCGACCCAGTGGATGGAGGCGGGAGATTATATTGTCTCTGCCGGGGATGCTACGCCCCCGGGGTATAAGCTGCCCTCCTGGCTCCCCCGGCCCGCCGAGACCCAGGAGGGGGACCGGTACGCAAACCCAGGCGGGGTGAGCTTTTTCGGCCTTATCCACTTCAGCGCGCCCGGCCCGGCAAGCTATTCCCTGCTGGTATCCAACGACGGTGCGCCCTACTCCATCACCTTGGACCTCTCTATGCCGGTCAAGCTTCTGCTCTTCATAAGCCGGGTGCTGCTGGTATGCCAGCTCTTCAGTCTGGTGAGCAACCTCTTTAAAAACGCGGGTACCATTAAAAAGACCCTGCGCCCCATCCAGGACTTGGCCTCCGCTGCTGCCAAGCTGGGCACGGTCTCCTCCATGTCCAAGGAGGAGCTGCAGCTTTTAGCGGGTAAGCTGGAGGAGATCAACGCCACCCACCTGGACACCCGTATCTCGGTGCCCGGCACCCAGCGGGAGCTCAAGACGCTGGCAGAGGCCATAAACTCCATGCTGGACCGCATCAACGAGGCCTACTCCTCACAGCTCCGTTTCGTCTCTGACGCGTCCCATGAGCTGCGCACCCCCATCGCTGTCATCCAGGGGTACGCCAATATGCTCAACCGCTGGGGCAAGGATGACCCCGCCACCCGGCAGGAGGCTATCGACGCCATCACCGCCGAGGCTGCCGCCATGAAGGAGCTCATAGAGCAGCTCCTGTTCCTTGCCCGGGGGGACAATGAGTCCATGCACGTGGAGCTGGAGAACTTCGACCTCACCGCGGTAGCCGTCGAGGTTCTGCGGGAGACGGAGATGATCGACCATACCCACCTCTTTACCGCCCAGTGGGACGGCTCGGTACCTATCCACGCAGACATCGGCCTTATCAAACAGGCCATGCGGATTCTGGTGGACAACTCCATCAAATACACCCCGGCCGGAGGGCAGATCCGCCTGGCTGCGACCACCGAGGGCGGGGAGGCCCGCCTCTCGGTTCAGGACGAGGGCCAGGGCATTGACGCGGAGAGCCTGCCCCATATCTTTGAGCGGTTTTACCGCACCGACCAGTCCCGAGCCCGCCAGACCGGCGGCACCGGGCTGGGTCTCGCCATCGCCAAGTGGATCGTGGACCGCCACGGCGGGCACTTCGAGGTCATCTCCCGCGAGGGTATCGGTACCCGTATGACGGTGGTGCTCCCCCTCGCCAAGGCCGAGGAAAAACCCAATGCCGAGTCCGATAAAAAGTTAGCGTAA
- the yedW gene encoding DNA-binding response regulator in two-component system with YedV (Evidence 2a : Function of homologous gene experimentally demonstrated in an other organism; Product type r : regulator) codes for MPDKILLVEDEEKLARVVELELKYEGYEVEKAFDGRTGLDLALSGAFDLVLLDIMLPNLSGMEVLRRLRRESAMPVIMLTARDTVVDKVAGLDSGADDYITKPFEIEELLARIRAALRKRGDGRQEGETLTAGPLIMDAERHEVTVKGESVELTRREFDLLRYLLENKEKVISRESLLDNVWGFDFVGETNAVDVYIRFLRAKIDEQFDIKLIHTVRGVGYVIREDG; via the coding sequence ATGCCCGATAAGATACTTCTGGTAGAGGACGAGGAAAAATTGGCCCGCGTGGTAGAGCTGGAGCTTAAATACGAGGGCTACGAAGTGGAGAAAGCCTTTGACGGCCGCACCGGCCTGGACCTGGCCCTCTCCGGCGCGTTCGACCTCGTCCTGCTGGACATTATGCTTCCCAACCTCTCCGGCATGGAGGTGCTGCGCCGCCTGCGCCGGGAGAGCGCCATGCCTGTCATCATGCTCACTGCCCGGGACACTGTGGTGGACAAGGTGGCCGGGCTCGACTCCGGGGCCGACGACTACATCACCAAGCCCTTTGAGATAGAAGAGCTGCTGGCTCGCATCCGGGCCGCCCTGCGCAAGCGGGGCGATGGCCGCCAGGAGGGGGAGACTCTCACTGCGGGCCCCCTGATAATGGATGCCGAGCGGCACGAGGTCACCGTGAAGGGAGAGTCAGTGGAGTTGACCCGCCGGGAATTCGACCTGCTGCGCTACCTCCTGGAGAACAAGGAGAAGGTCATCTCCAGGGAATCCCTGCTGGATAATGTATGGGGGTTTGACTTCGTGGGGGAGACCAACGCGGTGGACGTGTACATCCGGTTCCTGCGGGCAAAAATAGACGAGCAATTCGACATTAAACTCATCCACACCGTGCGCGGAGTGGGATACGTCATCCGTGAGGATGGATAG
- a CDS encoding Major facilitator superfamily MFS_1 transporter: MQDSTRKSGFRNIVFLGLVSFFADISSEMVYPLIPLYLTAAFGATPVLVGVIEGIAESVASLLKVFSGYISDKYNRKKPIAFCGYAAGLFYKLALLFACSWVGILGARVIDRFGKGVRTAPRDVMVSESADQAEMGKAFGIHKTLDMAGSAVGILLSFLLLKQIGEGAYQTIFAVSILPMLFALGMFVFIREERGPRPVRQREVFWKNIRGLHGNLKLYLLVAFLFTLGNSSNTFLLLKATNLGFSSADAILLYFVYNVTSALLAIPFGKWSDRAGRKRVLTAGYLMFAAVYLGFAFVTEKWMLVAVFALYGFYTAMVAGVERAFISEIAPPDLKGTMLGVHSTLVGVALLPASVIAGLLWDNIGPSAPFVFGAVLSALAAVLLGLFFKANKALPAEENGHAPA; the protein is encoded by the coding sequence ATGCAGGACAGCACGCGGAAGAGTGGATTCAGGAACATCGTCTTTCTTGGCCTCGTCAGTTTTTTTGCCGATATTTCAAGCGAGATGGTGTATCCGCTGATTCCGCTGTACCTGACGGCCGCCTTTGGCGCGACCCCCGTGCTGGTGGGTGTGATCGAGGGTATCGCGGAGAGCGTCGCCAGCCTTTTAAAGGTCTTCAGCGGATATATAAGCGACAAATATAACCGCAAAAAGCCCATTGCTTTCTGCGGCTACGCGGCGGGCCTCTTCTATAAGCTGGCTCTTTTGTTTGCCTGCTCCTGGGTCGGCATCCTCGGCGCGCGGGTCATCGACCGCTTTGGAAAAGGCGTCCGCACAGCGCCGAGGGACGTGATGGTGTCCGAGAGCGCAGATCAGGCGGAGATGGGCAAGGCTTTCGGCATCCACAAGACCCTTGATATGGCAGGCTCAGCGGTGGGGATATTGCTTTCATTCCTCCTCTTGAAACAGATTGGAGAGGGCGCGTACCAGACGATTTTTGCCGTGTCCATCCTCCCCATGCTCTTCGCCCTTGGCATGTTCGTATTCATCCGGGAGGAGCGGGGGCCCAGACCTGTCAGGCAGCGGGAAGTATTCTGGAAGAACATCAGGGGGCTGCACGGGAACCTCAAGCTGTACCTTCTGGTCGCTTTCCTTTTTACCCTGGGCAACTCCTCCAACACTTTTCTCCTATTGAAGGCGACTAACCTGGGGTTCTCCAGCGCCGACGCGATCCTCCTCTACTTTGTCTATAACGTGACCTCCGCGCTGCTCGCCATCCCTTTTGGAAAGTGGTCCGACAGGGCGGGGCGGAAACGCGTGCTGACCGCCGGGTACCTCATGTTTGCCGCGGTGTACCTCGGTTTTGCCTTTGTGACGGAGAAGTGGATGCTGGTAGCGGTCTTTGCCCTGTACGGATTCTATACGGCGATGGTCGCCGGTGTGGAGCGGGCCTTTATCTCCGAGATCGCCCCGCCCGACCTGAAGGGCACCATGCTCGGCGTGCACTCTACCCTCGTGGGCGTCGCGCTGCTGCCGGCAAGCGTGATCGCCGGGCTCCTGTGGGACAACATCGGGCCCTCCGCGCCCTTTGTGTTTGGCGCTGTGCTGTCTGCCCTCGCCGCGGTGCTGCTGGGGCTGTTTTTTAAAGCAAATAAAGCTCTGCCCGCGGAGGAGAACGGACACGCACCGGCGTGA
- a CDS encoding UBA/TS-N domain protein (fragment), translated as MSISLEEVEKLHEKTGASYEVCRDALEKSGGDLLDAVIYLERQGQSKSSGKGGTYTTQPVESAAEAVKRALTLPVASKGKKGKKTEAEWKEWAREIGDMGRGLLRHSTVNQLEVWRHDKLMTSIPILILALLIILAFWITIPLLILGPFVGCRYRFVGPDLGKESINGVMDNVSATVDGMVDQVKREFNEKSKKK; from the coding sequence ATGTCCATATCCTTAGAGGAAGTAGAGAAATTGCACGAGAAGACGGGCGCGTCCTATGAGGTGTGCCGGGACGCACTTGAGAAGTCCGGCGGCGACCTGCTGGACGCCGTTATTTATCTGGAGCGGCAGGGACAGAGCAAGTCCTCCGGCAAGGGCGGGACCTATACCACCCAACCGGTGGAAAGCGCCGCCGAGGCGGTTAAGCGGGCCCTCACCCTCCCTGTGGCGAGCAAGGGGAAAAAGGGTAAGAAGACCGAGGCTGAGTGGAAGGAATGGGCCCGGGAAATCGGTGATATGGGGCGCGGCCTCCTCCGACACTCCACGGTAAATCAACTGGAGGTCTGGCGGCACGATAAGCTGATGACCTCAATTCCTATCCTCATCCTGGCCTTGCTCATCATTCTGGCGTTCTGGATTACGATCCCGCTCCTTATCCTCGGCCCGTTCGTCGGCTGCCGGTACCGTTTTGTTGGCCCCGACCTGGGCAAGGAGAGCATCAACGGCGTGATGGACAATGTCTCCGCCACCGTGGACGGAATGGTGGATCAGGTGAAACGGGAGTTTAACGAGAAAAGCAAGAAAAAATAG